A part of Rhodamnia argentea isolate NSW1041297 chromosome 8, ASM2092103v1, whole genome shotgun sequence genomic DNA contains:
- the LOC115755703 gene encoding ferroptosis suppressor protein 1-like isoform X2, with protein MVEPSVAERSVVDHGEYFASGQIVCSAAADIRDGEVSTADGSRLPFDYLVIATGHKDLVPKSRSERLIQYKAEYDKIKSSNSILIVGGGPTGVELAGEISVDFPDKKVMLVHRGSRLLEFIGPKASQKTLDWLTSRRVEVILEQSVDLTSVSDGTYQTSAGETLKADCHFLCTGKPIGSSWLRETILKDSLDTRGRLMVDEQLRVKGHKNVFAIGDITDIPEIKQGYLAQQHAEVTVKNLKLLMTGGRESKMATYRPGSAIALVSLGRKEAVAQFPLITVIGCLPGMIKSGDLFVGKTRKQLGLNP; from the exons ATGGTTGAGCCATCTGTTGCCGAAAGATCAGTTGTTGACCATGGTGAATACTTCGCGAGTGGCCAGATTGTCTGCTCTGCTGCTGCGGACATTAGAGATGGCGAAGTGTCGACTGCTGATGGCTCCAGGCTCCCATTTGACTATCTTGTCATCGCCACGGGGCACAAAGATTTAGTTCCCAAATCTAGAAGCGAACGGCTTATCCAATACAAAGCAG AGTATGATAAGATAAAATCTTCTAATTCCATCTTGATCGTCGGAGGTGGCCCTACTGGCGTGGAACTTGCCGGTGAAATCAGTGTTGACTTTCCAGATAAGAAGGTGATGTTGGTGCATCGAGGGTCTAGGTTGCTTGAATTTATTGGTCCTAAGGCCTCCCAAAAGACGCTCGACTGGTTGACATCGAGGAGGGTTGAAGTGATCCTGGAACAATCTGTTGATTTGACTAGCGTATCAGATGGCACCTATCAAACATCTGCAGGAGAAACCCTCAAAGCCGATTGCCATTTTTTGTGCACAGGGAAGCCAATTGGTTCATCATGGCTTAGGGAGACTATACTTAAGGATAGCTTGGATACTCGTGGAAGATTGATGGTTGATGAGCAATTAAGGGTTAAAGGTCACAAAAATGTCTTTGCCATAGGAGATATCACAGACATTCCG GAAATAAAGCAAGGTTATTTGGCTCAACAACATGCAGAAGTTACCGTCAAGAACTTGAAACTATTAATGactggagggagagagagcaagatGGCTACTTACAGGCCTGGTTCAGCAATCGCTCTTGTTTCGCTCGGCAGGAAAGAGGCTGTGGCGCAGTTTCCCCTGATAACAGTGATCGGATGCCTCCCTGGCATGATCAAATCGGGGGATCTGTTCGTGGGGAAGACGAGGAAACAACTCGGGTTGAACCCATAG